The DNA sequence GGTCTTTTCGTCCTTTTTGATCTCTCCTCGCTCGAGAGCGGCGATGAAGtcatcttcggcatcgtaGCACTTGGCTTTGCCAGTGAACTGTGTGCCCTCCTTGCCAGTGATCTTGCCAACGCAGCCACCGGGTGCGAGGGAACCCCTGAGGATTTGCAGGTGACCAGTCGACTTGAGCGGTTCGCTGAGTGGCCGGATGATCTTTTGGTCGGCAGGGAAGTCGTTCACCTTCTCCATGTTCTCCTTCAAGGTCTTGCCAGTGACAGTCATTTGGCTGCCATCGAGAAGACCTTCCCTGAGCAAGAACTTGAGTAGTGCTGGCGTTCCACCGATATCGTGGATATCGGCCATGACGTACTTGCCAGAAGGCTTCAAGTCAGCCAATAGTGGAATGCGGTCGCTGACGCTCTGGAAGTCGTCTATTGTGAGCTTGAGACCAACCGAGTCGGCGATGGCAATCAAGTGGAGTACGGCATTGGTGGATCCACCAGTGATGCTGATGACCACCATGGCGTTCTCAAACGCTTGGCGGGTAAGAATGTCGCTTGGTcggatatcctccttcagCAGGTTCTTAATCGCGCCTCCTGCAGCCAGACACTCGAGCATCTTCGCCTTGGAGTTTGCGGGGTTCGACGATGAGCCCGGCAACGACATGCCCATTGTTTCGATCGCCGTAGCCATCGTGTTGGCGGTGTACCTACAGTATGTCAGTGATGACCTGCGTCTGTGAATATACCATGTACTTACATGCCTCCGCATGCACCCTGACCGTTACACGCATGCCTGATAATATCGAAGCGCTGGTCCTCGTTGATCTCGCCGGTAATAAACTGGCCGTATGCCTGGAACGCGGAAACAATGTCGATCTGCTGGTTCTCGAGCGTCTTTGCGCAACCCGGCTGAATCGTTCCGCCGTAGACCATGAGGGAGGGTCTGTTCACACGACCCATGGCCATGATTACACCAGGCATATTCTTGTCGCAACCAGGGATCGAGATGTTTGCATCGTACCACTGGCCGCCCATGACCGTCTCGATTGAGTCGGCGATGATCTCACGCGACTGCAACGAGTACCGCATGCCCTTTGTGCCCATGGAAATACCATCGCTCACACCAATTGTATTGAATTGCATACCCAGCAGACCAGCCCGCTCGACACCCTCCTTCACCTTGTGGTTCAGGTCCATAAGGTGCATATTGCATGGGTTGCCCGAGTACCAGACGGACGAGATGCCGACCTGAGCCTTGTTCATGTCGGCCTCATCCATACCGGTGGCGTACAACATAGCCTGCGAGGCACCCTGCGACTTGGGCTGCGTAATGTGCTTGCTGACCGAATTGAGTTCATTGTCGGCTTTGGCGGCGCGGAGTGCAGAGCTGGAAAGCGCACGTCTGGAGGCGATCAGTCTCTATACAACACTAGAATTGTAGGAATACCTACGCTGCATGCCATTGTGGCCGTGGCGAGCACCTTGCGCGTGCGAGTGCACCTCCAAAGCGTGCGAGAGACATGTTGGCGGGCTGTTTATTTCCCCAGAGCGTCACGGCAACAATTTATCGATGTAAGCTCCGAGGCGCGGAGTCGGACGTGTCTCCGGATAATGGCGGGCCAATGAGGGGCAaggtgatgatgatgatgcgCTATTAGCCCATTGCCGACGGGCACTCCATGTAGCAACTTTCCCCAGCTGTGATGAACGTGTAATCAGACGTCGTAGTCTTGATCATGGTCTCCTCTGCAACATATCACGTGCTTGGATCGTGGTATATCCTGGAGAATCGTCCCCGAGATTTTCCATGTCGGCCATCTAGCGAACGCGATCGTGGTTGGATATGATGGCTTCTACTACTCCATTCTCTTAATCTGTCCACTATAACTAACGCAATCCTATTGTTCATCGTTTTCGTATTCAAATTCTATGCATCATATAGTCGTTTTCTGTTCTCCCAACCCCATGTTCACACCATGAGGTTTTTGCTAGCAATCGGTTCGCTGCTGCGAAGTGTAGGAGCCTTCCGAACTCAGCGAAAGCACCATCCATGATCATCTATTCGTCTTCTCCAAAAAACATATATTCGAGACCAGAGGAGACGATTTGAAGCCTTTTTTGAGACCGGTATTCCGGTCCAGATCAAGACCCTTGAGCCTATGGATGACAAGGCTATTGCATAGGCCGACTTCAGTAGGTAAAATCTCTCTGCTAAGCAAAGCTCTGACGCAGCAAGGCTAACGATATTCGATTTCCAGCTCCAAGTAACCTGCTCTATGATCCTTCCAACCAGCGCATCACTGCCTTGATCGATTACGACGTTGCTTGCATACTGCACCATCCTACGAGTTTTAGCGCTCGCGGCGTTACTTCATGCGCGCCCCAGGACTCAGTTGGATCCTTCTGGTGAACCCTGATGCTCATTCGCCCTTAGCGCCAAGTGTTTGCGGGCTGCGGGGCTGAGCACCACTGTTCTGTAGTTATGGTTCAGCCTTGCGACTCACGTTGAAAGTCAGCCTAGGCGAACTTCGATTTGATTGCTGCTGTCTACACTCAGCCTTGTTAACATGCTAGAGCCTCTTCATATGTCCATCTGATTAAACCTGATAGTGATGCCTTTTCTCAAAATCGATTCAACAAACATCCATCATTCGATTGAGCGAGCAAGCCTTCTACAGCATGACGAACCAATACAACTACGATCCGATCGATCAATCTACACGAGAGATTCGGCTCCTGAAACTTCTTCCCCAAGATGGCAACAGCAAATTCAAAAATACCCCAAGTTGCGATATCTTCCACACCAGCCTTAACAAGAACCCGAAGTTCATCGCGCTATCATATGTCTGGGGCAATGCCAAAGATTTGGGGGTAATTCGGGTTAAGGACTGCACTGTCAAAGTGACCAAAAACCTCTATGAGGCCATGATGGCACTCAGACCCCGCAAAGAACCCCTCGTCATCTGGATCGACGCGCTTTGCATAAACCAATCGGATGACAATGAAAAGAGCTGGCAAGTTGGGCTTATGGCAGATATCTACCGACGTGTGCATAAGGTGGTTGCTTGGCTTGGTCCAGCAGATGACGACAGCAATCAAGTGATAGATTACCTAAACTCGCTGGGCGCGAAAGCAGAAGAGGTTGGCTTTGAATTTGGACCTGATGTCTATAAAGAAGCCTGGTCGAAGCTGCCATCAAAACGGTCCGCTGTCAGTAGCAAAGAGCAATTTATGGTCTTTCCAAGAACAGTCTTTGACTGGAGCTCTATGTTCCGATCAGTCTTGTCAGAGAATATCTTTTATTCGATTAGTGGCTTCGACCGTCCGGGCAGCCTGTTACCGATAGCTGGTATGGAGCGCCTTTTTACGCGACCATGGTAGGGACGAGTATGGGTTCTACAGGAGATCGCCCTTCCAGGGAATGCCGAATTCCTTTGCGGCTCGAAGAAGATTACACGTCGTCGATGTGGCGCCGCTCTCAACGCGTACAGTTGTCTATGGTCTGTTCTGGCGATCAGATTCCGCAACGAGTGGTATTCCTTCACACCATATCAAATCCACATTCTTATACTCTTGTTTCATATCAGACCTAGTCTCATGCTATCGTCCCGGAGGATTTATCAGCATGAGAAATTCCCGTTGGCAGCCCTGCTTCGAGCAACATGCATCGGTACTATCAATCCTCGTCGTCACGGTCCACACAGCCTGGAATCAACCGATCCGCGTGATAAAATCTTCGCTTTGTTGGGCCTTGCAGCTGATCGGGAAGAACTAAGATCTCTGGGAGTCCTTCCAGATTACAGGAAAACCAGCAAGCAGATATATAGCACAACGATGGTAGCTTTGCTCACGCAAGGTCACATATCACTACTTTCACATTGCCAGCACCGTAGAAAGCTGTCGGAGTTACCATCATGGGTTCCGGACTGGTCTGGGTCTATAACAGATATGCTACAACACGTAAAAAACGACCATGTCACAATTTATCCGAGGTTCAACGCTACTGAATCAGCATTACGACAACTCGATTTCACTATCTTAGATAAAGATGGAGCGATCGAAGCACTCTCGATAAATGGCATTATCTACGATAAGATATATAGAGTCGCATCATTTCCTGACCGAGTAGCTAACCATGTGGTACCATTAATCGAAACGTGGTCGTGGCCAGTCAAATGGCTATCAGAAACACTTCGCCTCACGAACCACAGAAGGGATTTTTACAAAGATTTCCGCGCTCGTCTACTTGCTGCGGCAAGAACTTCAGTGGGAGGGACTGGGTTCGGCCAAGACGGAAAACCAGTAAGAGTCGGGGATGATCGGTTTGTTGATGTTTTTGTTCTTCTACATGAGAAGATCGGCAAGATAGAACAAGACTGGATCAAAGATGGAATCCGGCAGTTGTGGGAGAGTAGGGATTTCAGGAATATGGTCGAAAGCAGGACTATCAGCTCCACAGGGCTTGGCACGGAAATTATTGGAAAGAGTCTGGAAAGAGTCCCATCTATAACGAAAAAGGGTCATTTGGTCCTTGGCTATGAAGGTACCAAGCGAGGTGACGTCGTTGCACTCATCAGCGGATCTCAGGTGCCATTTATTTTTCGACCCCAAGACAGCGGCCGGTATCGAATCATTGGAGAAGCATACGTGGACGGTATCATGGACGGAGAAGCGTGGGATAGTGCGAAGATTGGAAGGATAGAGTTGGTTTAGTGGAACCGATGGTAAGCAGATCTATTCACAATAGCTACGGAGCCTACGCACACGCGCTCTGACGTGAATGGGCTATTCTCTGAACGCGAGAACAATGCATTCAAGAGCGTCATCTTTGACAGTTTCTACAGCTCATCACAATCATGTCCAGGGCAGGGATAATTGAAGGTCGCCGTAGAGGCCGTATATACACTCTCTGCGACTCTTACTCCTACACTCCACCATTCCCGGCATCTTTGTCATATCAGCTTACAACACCAACGATCCCCCGCCATGAAATACTTACTCATCCACCTCTTCCTCTCACCATGTCTTGCGCACGCAGCGAGTAAGTTATACACAGGCTTCAACTATGGCTCCTTCTGGGGCACAGAAGCCAACCCCAAAAAGAAATCCGACTTCCTCGACGGCTTCAATCTCGCTCGAAACCTCACCACCAACACCCCCTTCGACACTGCCCGCCTCTTCACTTGCGTCCAATCCGGTACAAAAAACGACCCAACCGAAGCCTTTGACGCAGCCGTAGAATCCAAAACCAACCTCTTTCTCGGTTTTTGGATCTCCCCCGCCCAAAAAGGCGGCTCTCCCTCCATCAATAACGAAATGGTGGCCCTAGAGAAAGGGTTTCAGAAACACGGCCAAGCACTCTCAGACCTCATCATCGGCCTCTCCGTCGGCAACGAAGACGTCTACCGCGCCGAAGCCTCAGGCGAAATCGGTCTCACAGCCCCCATCGTCGGCTCCACAATCGCGCAAGTCAAGAAAAACATCGCCGcctcctccttctccagATACATGGCATCCAAGCCCATCGGTCACGTCGACACAGTCAAATACGCCGTCGTCGACAACGCCGACTTCATCGGAATAACAGTCTACCCATACTGGAATAAAGACAGCATCGACGCGGCGTTTACTTCCTTCCAAGGCTCCGTCGCCGAAGCGGAGAAACGCGCTGGTGGACGGCCTATTTGGATTGCGGAGATGGGATGGCCGACGGCGGATTCAACCCAGCATGGTGCTGCTGTTGCGGGCGTGGGCCAGTTGCAGAGGTTTTGGAAGGAGGTGGGGTGTTGGGTTTTCTCGAGGTATACGACGTTTTGGTTTGAGCTGGTCAAGGATTCTACACCCGAGCAAAAGGCGGATTGGGGGTTTGTGGATGGGAAGACGAGGGCGGCGAAGATTAAGGATTTGAGCTGTGGTGGTGCACCTAAGCCAAGTTCAGGCAAAGACAAGCCTGTGTCTGGTACTTTACCACCATTGTCGTCGACTAGCCATGCTGTATCTCCTGCGCCAAGTACAGTAGCACCGACACCATCAACAATACTGACATCCATATCTCCATCCCCATCTCTAGCTTCCCCTCCCGGACAAAGCCCACCGCATGCTACCCTCACCAGCACAACAACCCTCACCCCCATAGCAATAAtctctccatctcctccatACGGCCCTTCTCCAGAAACCCATAGTTCTGTACGTTTCATAACCTTAGAAGCCACCGTTGTGATTACAACTACACCCACCGTCGGGGGTTACAACCAAACCTACGCCAACACCAGTGAAGCCTGTGCATGCCGTTACACTGACTGTGGTGGAGAATAGTTATGTCACGATTGGTGCACAGACTGTGACGGCGTATTCGTGAACGTAGAATTAAATGTTGTGGAATGGGTGGGGTAGCAAAGGGGTGAAGGGGGGGATGGGTGGTATGAGGATGATTAGCGACTGGCTAGTAGCATCATCACCATTTGTATCATAAGATTTTGTAGTAAGAAATTGTTTCCCAGCACTTGTACCAAATTTAAGTAGAAAAGATCTGTGTATGAAATGTGACAACATCAATCTCCCACCTACCCCTTCCTCAGCAACGCCAGATGCGCTCCCGCCGTAACCGTATCCCCAGGTTTCACCAACACCTTCTCCACCTTGAGTTTCCCCGCGTTAGCTACAGCCTCGGGCGTCTTAACCGCAATCTCCAATTTCATCGCCTCGAGGATGACAATCTGCCTCTGTGTTAGCCGTAATCCTTCACCCCTTCAATGCAAGAAAACTTACCACACTGCCCTCCCCCACTGCATCCCCCTCAGCAACCTCGACTTTCCAAACATTCGCATCAACC is a window from the Pyrenophora tritici-repentis strain M4 chromosome 7, whole genome shotgun sequence genome containing:
- a CDS encoding IlvD, Dihydroxyacid dehydratase-phosphogluconate dehydratase, with product MSLARFGGALARARCSPRPQWHAARALSSSALRAAKADNELNSVSKHITQPKSQGASQAMLYATGMDEADMNKAQVGISSVWYSGNPCNMHLMDLNHKVKEGVERAGLLGMQFNTIGVSDGISMGTKGMRYSLQSREIIADSIETVMGGQWYDANISIPGCDKNMPGVIMAMGRVNRPSLMVYGGTIQPGCAKTLENQQIDIVSAFQAYGQFITGEINEDQRFDIIRHACNGQGACGGMYTANTMATAIETMGMSLPGSSSNPANSKAKMLECLAAGGAIKNLLKEDIRPSDILTRQAFENAMVVISITGGSTNAVLHLIAIADSVGLKLTIDDFQSVSDRIPLLADLKPSGKYVMADIHDIGGTPALLKFLLREGLLDGSQMTVTGKTLKENMEKVNDFPADQKIIRPLSEPLKSTGHLQILRGSLAPGGCVGKITGKEGTQFTGKAKCYDAEDDFIAALERGEIKKDEKTVVVIRYEGPKGGPGMPEMLKPSSAIMGAGLGKDVALITDGRFSGGSHGFLIGHIVPEAQEGGPIGLVRDGDEITIDSESNELNIGVSEQELAERRKSWKAPELKYKKGTLFKYARFVKDASQGCVTDSE
- a CDS encoding heterokaryon incompatibility protein, with translation MTNQYNYDPIDQSTREIRLLKLLPQDGNSKFKNTPSCDIFHTSLNKNPKFIALSYVWGNAKDLGVIRVKDCTVKVTKNLYEAMMALRPRKEPLVIWIDALCINQSDDNEKSWQVGLMADIYRRVHKVVAWLGPADDDSNQVIDYLNSLGAKAEEVGFEFGPDVYKEAWSKLPSKRSAVSSKEQFMVFPRTVFDWSSMFRSVLSENIFYSISGFDRPGSLLPIAGMERLFTRPW
- a CDS encoding Exo-beta-1,3-glucanase, coding for MKYLLIHLFLSPCLAHAASKLYTGFNYGSFWGTEANPKKKSDFLDGFNLARNLTTNTPFDTARLFTCVQSGTKNDPTEAFDAAVESKTNLFLGFWISPAQKGGSPSINNEMVALEKGFQKHGQALSDLIIGLSVGNEDVYRAEASGEIGLTAPIVGSTIAQVKKNIAASSFSRYMASKPIGHVDTVKYAVVDNADFIGITVYPYWNKDSIDAAFTSFQGSVAEAEKRAGGRPIWIAEMGWPTADSTQHGAAVAGVGQLQRFWKEVGCWVFSRYTTFWFELVKDSTPEQKADWGFVDGKTRAAKIKDLSCGGAPKPSSGKDKPVSGTLPPLSSTSHAVSPAPSTVAPTPSTILTSISPSPSLASPPGQSPPHATLTSTTTLTPIAIISPSPPYGPSPETHSSVRFITLEATVVITTTPTVGGYNQTYANTSEACACRYTDCGGE